Proteins co-encoded in one Vibrio aquimaris genomic window:
- the secB gene encoding protein-export chaperone SecB, producing the protein MAEAAPQQEAQNFAIQRIFLKDVSFEAPNSPGMFQKDWQPDVKLDLDTQSRELGEGVYEVVLRLTVTVKNAEETAFLCEVQQGGIFTAEKMESGQLAHCLGAFCPNILFPYARETISSLVVKGTFPQLNLAPVNFDALFMNYLQQQAQEEGKAEA; encoded by the coding sequence ATGGCTGAAGCAGCACCACAACAAGAAGCTCAAAATTTCGCAATTCAACGTATCTTTCTAAAAGATGTGTCTTTTGAAGCGCCTAACTCTCCAGGTATGTTTCAAAAAGATTGGCAGCCAGATGTAAAGCTTGACCTAGATACTCAAAGCCGTGAGCTTGGTGAGGGAGTTTACGAAGTGGTACTTCGCTTGACGGTGACAGTTAAAAATGCTGAAGAAACGGCATTTTTGTGTGAAGTTCAGCAGGGTGGTATCTTCACAGCAGAAAAAATGGAATCAGGTCAGCTTGCTCACTGTTTAGGTGCGTTCTGCCCGAATATCCTTTTCCCATATGCGCGCGAAACTATTTCAAGCCTAGTGGTTAAAGGTACTTTCCCGCAGCTAAACCTTGCGCCTGTTAACTTTGACGCCTTGTTCATGAACTACTTGCAGCAGCAAGCTCAAGAAGAAGGTAAAGCGGAAGCTTAA
- the frdA gene encoding fumarate reductase (quinol) flavoprotein subunit, which produces MKTITTDIAVIGAGGAGLRTAIAAAEANPDLDIALISKVYPMRSHTVAAEGGSAAVIKDEDSLDNHFNDTVGGGDWLCEQDVVEYFVENATREMIQMEQWGCPWSRKADGEVNVRRFGGMKVERTWFAADKTGFHMLHTLFQTSIKYKNIRRLDEYFVVDLLVDQDEIQGLVAIQMSEGELITIKAKSVVLATGGAGRVYHCNTNGGIVTGDGMAMAYRHGVPLRDMEFVQYHPTGLPGTGILMTEGCRGEGGIIVNKDGYRYLQDYGMGPETPIGQPKNKYMELGPRDKVSQAFWHEQQKGNTIKHSLGDVVHLDLRHLGEDYLQERLPFICELAKAYVNVDPAKEPIPIRPTVHYTMGGIETNPNCETRIKGLFAVGECASVGLHGANRLGSNSLAEFVVFGRVAGEQAAKHATNFKDWNQASISEQVQSIEKRLNDLINQEGDENWAEIRNEMGHAMEAGCGIYRQHDLMQVTIDKIAELKERFKRVSIKDKGKVFNTDLLYAIEVGYGLEVAEAMVHSAILRKESRGAHQRLDDGCTERDDIHFLKHSLAFYHQNSEPQIDYSDVTITKSQPKARLYGEAAEKAAAQENEKSVQEGF; this is translated from the coding sequence GTGAAAACCATCACCACAGATATCGCAGTCATTGGTGCAGGCGGCGCCGGTCTTCGTACTGCCATTGCAGCCGCTGAAGCAAACCCAGACTTAGACATTGCACTGATTTCTAAGGTTTACCCTATGCGCTCACATACAGTGGCGGCAGAGGGTGGCTCAGCAGCAGTTATCAAGGATGAAGACAGCTTAGATAACCACTTCAACGATACCGTAGGAGGCGGAGATTGGTTATGTGAACAGGATGTCGTTGAATATTTTGTAGAAAATGCAACTCGCGAAATGATCCAAATGGAGCAATGGGGTTGCCCTTGGAGTCGTAAAGCAGACGGTGAAGTCAACGTAAGACGCTTTGGCGGCATGAAAGTCGAACGAACTTGGTTTGCGGCCGATAAAACTGGCTTTCATATGCTGCACACCCTATTTCAAACCTCAATTAAGTACAAAAATATTAGAAGGTTAGATGAGTACTTTGTTGTCGATCTGCTTGTCGATCAAGATGAAATACAAGGATTGGTTGCCATTCAGATGTCAGAAGGTGAACTCATCACCATCAAAGCCAAATCTGTTGTATTAGCCACAGGCGGGGCTGGCCGTGTTTACCACTGCAATACTAACGGCGGTATTGTGACTGGGGATGGTATGGCGATGGCTTACCGCCACGGTGTGCCATTGCGAGATATGGAGTTTGTCCAATACCACCCAACAGGCTTACCTGGTACAGGTATTTTAATGACTGAGGGTTGTCGTGGTGAAGGAGGGATTATAGTCAATAAAGATGGTTATCGATATCTGCAAGACTATGGCATGGGGCCTGAAACGCCTATTGGCCAGCCCAAAAACAAATACATGGAGCTGGGTCCTCGCGACAAGGTTTCACAAGCCTTTTGGCATGAGCAGCAAAAAGGCAACACCATCAAGCACTCTCTTGGAGACGTCGTCCACTTAGATCTACGCCACTTGGGCGAAGATTACCTTCAAGAGCGATTACCTTTTATCTGTGAGCTCGCTAAAGCTTATGTCAATGTTGACCCAGCAAAAGAGCCAATACCTATCCGTCCAACCGTCCATTACACTATGGGTGGAATCGAGACAAACCCAAACTGCGAAACTCGGATTAAAGGCTTATTTGCTGTTGGTGAATGTGCATCAGTAGGGCTTCATGGCGCAAATCGTCTCGGCTCTAACTCATTGGCTGAGTTCGTCGTATTTGGCCGGGTTGCTGGTGAGCAAGCAGCCAAACATGCGACCAATTTCAAAGATTGGAACCAAGCATCCATATCTGAACAAGTTCAATCTATTGAAAAGCGCCTAAACGACTTAATCAACCAAGAAGGTGATGAGAACTGGGCCGAAATACGCAATGAAATGGGCCATGCTATGGAAGCAGGCTGCGGCATTTACCGTCAACATGATTTGATGCAAGTAACCATAGATAAGATTGCCGAGCTCAAAGAGCGCTTCAAACGTGTGAGTATAAAAGACAAAGGAAAAGTATTTAATACCGACCTGCTGTATGCAATTGAAGTTGGCTATGGCTTAGAGGTAGCTGAAGCCATGGTGCATTCAGCCATATTACGCAAAGAGTCGCGAGGCGCCCACCAGCGCCTCGACGATGGATGCACTGAAAGAGATGACATCCATTTTTTAAAGCACTCACTCGCTTTTTACCACCAAAACTCAGAGCCTCAAATTGATTACAGTGACGTCACTATTACCAAATCACAACCCAAAGCTCGTCTGTATGGCGAAGCAGCCGAAAAAGCGGCAGCACAAGAAAATGAAAAATCTGTACAGGAGGGCTTCTAA
- a CDS encoding rhodanese-like domain-containing protein produces the protein MQEYIAFFQENMILSLVWVGILIALIMNIMKSSTAAYKEITASQTTYLMNREQGVVVDIRSKEDFRKGHITDAVHILPSDIKSGNLGKLENQKSNPIIVVCQTGQSSQESANLLAKGGFENVSLLKNGLIAWNEANLPLVKGKK, from the coding sequence ATGCAAGAGTACATCGCATTTTTTCAAGAAAATATGATCCTTTCTTTGGTTTGGGTAGGCATATTGATTGCCCTTATCATGAACATAATGAAATCAAGCACAGCAGCTTATAAAGAAATTACCGCCTCACAGACCACATATTTGATGAATCGAGAGCAAGGCGTTGTGGTTGATATTCGCAGTAAAGAAGACTTCAGAAAGGGGCATATTACGGACGCAGTTCACATTTTACCTTCTGATATTAAATCAGGTAACTTGGGTAAACTTGAAAATCAGAAATCTAACCCAATTATCGTGGTATGCCAGACAGGCCAATCATCGCAAGAAAGTGCGAATCTTCTTGCAAAAGGTGGATTTGAAAATGTTAGTCTACTTAAGAATGGTCTTATTGCTTGGAATGAAGCAAATCTCCCCTTGGTGAAAGGCAAAAAATAA
- the frdC gene encoding fumarate reductase subunit FrdC, producing the protein MSNRKPYVREMTPTWWKSHPFYRFYMLREATVVPLVIFTIFLLIGLGSLVKGPESWQAWLEFMTNPIVILINIIALIGSLFHAQTFFSMMPQVVPIRLKGKLIDKKLIVMAQWAAVIFISLIILVVI; encoded by the coding sequence ATGAGTAATCGAAAACCTTATGTCCGAGAGATGACCCCAACTTGGTGGAAAAGTCACCCCTTCTACCGCTTCTATATGTTAAGAGAAGCAACCGTTGTGCCCTTGGTTATATTTACTATTTTTCTGCTGATTGGCTTAGGCTCGCTAGTGAAAGGCCCTGAATCATGGCAAGCATGGCTTGAGTTTATGACCAATCCTATTGTTATTTTGATTAATATTATTGCGTTGATCGGCAGCCTTTTCCATGCACAAACCTTTTTTAGCATGATGCCTCAAGTAGTGCCTATTCGGCTCAAAGGCAAACTGATCGACAAGAAGCTTATCGTAATGGCTCAGTGGGCAGCCGTGATATTTATTTCCCTAATTATACTTGTTGTGATTTAA
- the epmA gene encoding elongation factor P--(R)-beta-lysine ligase: MHTPWQPAASLELLKLRAKLFGQIRQFFADRAVLEVDTPALSHATVTDRHLHTFKTEFVGPNYANGQALYLMTSPEFHMKRLLASGSGCIYQICKAFRNEESGRYHNPEFTMLEWYRVGFDHHQLMDEMDELLKATLKVKSTYRMTYQQAFLSQLDVCPLEASMTELKESAYALGLGDIAKDETNRDTLLQLLFNLGVESQIGQEQPVFIYNFPASQAALAKISPQDPRVAERFEVYFKGVELANGFHELDSAAEQLKRFEDDNLMRQFLGLPAQPIDYRLLEALEAGLPLCAGVALGIDRLVMLANQVNHIEQVLAFPFDRA; encoded by the coding sequence ATGCACACACCTTGGCAACCTGCGGCGTCGCTTGAGCTGCTTAAATTGAGGGCCAAATTATTTGGTCAGATACGTCAGTTTTTTGCTGATCGTGCAGTATTGGAAGTGGATACCCCAGCCTTAAGTCATGCCACAGTAACAGATAGGCATTTGCATACTTTCAAAACTGAATTTGTTGGTCCCAATTATGCCAATGGGCAAGCTTTGTATTTGATGACTAGTCCAGAATTTCACATGAAACGCCTATTGGCCTCTGGAAGCGGATGTATCTATCAGATTTGTAAAGCGTTTAGGAATGAAGAAAGCGGACGTTACCATAACCCCGAGTTTACTATGTTGGAGTGGTATCGTGTTGGCTTTGACCATCATCAGTTAATGGATGAAATGGATGAGCTACTTAAAGCGACTCTCAAAGTAAAATCAACCTACCGCATGACATATCAGCAGGCATTTCTGAGCCAATTAGATGTATGTCCATTAGAAGCTTCGATGACTGAGTTAAAAGAAAGTGCGTATGCTCTAGGACTTGGTGATATTGCCAAGGACGAGACAAATCGAGACACACTACTTCAGTTGCTATTTAATCTTGGTGTTGAATCTCAGATTGGTCAGGAGCAGCCAGTGTTTATCTATAACTTTCCTGCATCACAAGCGGCATTGGCTAAAATTAGCCCGCAAGACCCTAGAGTTGCTGAGCGATTTGAGGTCTATTTTAAAGGGGTAGAACTGGCGAATGGTTTTCATGAGTTAGATAGTGCTGCTGAACAGCTAAAGCGCTTTGAAGATGATAATCTTATGCGACAATTTTTAGGCCTTCCCGCACAGCCGATTGACTATCGATTACTTGAAGCGTTAGAGGCTGGTTTGCCTCTGTGCGCAGGTGTTGCTTTGGGCATAGACCGGTTAGTGATGTTGGCAAATCAGGTTAATCACATTGAGCAAGTATTGGCTTTTCCTTTCGATAGAGCGTGA
- a CDS encoding succinate dehydrogenase/fumarate reductase iron-sulfur subunit, translating to MSENRIQKVEILRYDPEQDTKPHWQSFDVPFDNTMSTLDALGYIKDNLDKNLSYRWSCRMAICGSCGIMVNGVPKLACKSFLRDYPDGIKIEPLANFPIEKDLIVDMTPFIERLEAIKPYIIGNDRQPEDGTNKQTPEQMAKYKQFAGCINCGLCYAACPQFGLNPEFIGPAALTLAHRYNLDSRDKGKNQRMAMINGANGAWGCTFVGYCSEVCPKNVDPAAAVNQGKVESSMDFVIAMLKPDGKLTAKEA from the coding sequence ATGTCTGAAAATCGAATCCAAAAAGTAGAGATTTTGCGATACGATCCTGAGCAAGACACAAAGCCACACTGGCAAAGCTTTGATGTTCCCTTTGATAACACCATGTCTACCTTAGATGCGCTCGGTTACATCAAAGATAATTTGGATAAAAATCTCTCCTATCGATGGTCATGCCGAATGGCGATATGCGGTTCTTGTGGCATCATGGTTAACGGAGTGCCAAAGCTGGCATGTAAAAGCTTTTTGCGTGACTACCCAGACGGCATCAAAATTGAACCATTGGCTAACTTCCCAATTGAAAAAGATTTGATCGTCGATATGACGCCTTTTATCGAACGACTCGAAGCAATAAAGCCGTATATCATTGGCAATGACCGTCAACCTGAAGATGGAACCAATAAACAAACCCCAGAGCAAATGGCCAAATATAAACAGTTTGCAGGATGCATTAACTGCGGATTATGTTACGCGGCCTGTCCTCAATTTGGCCTCAACCCTGAGTTTATCGGACCTGCGGCACTCACTTTAGCCCATCGCTATAACCTAGATAGCCGAGACAAGGGTAAAAATCAGCGTATGGCTATGATTAATGGTGCCAACGGAGCTTGGGGATGTACCTTTGTCGGTTATTGCTCTGAAGTATGCCCCAAAAACGTCGATCCTGCGGCCGCAGTCAACCAAGGCAAGGTCGAATCATCGATGGATTTTGTTATTGCAATGCTTAAACCCGATGGCAAATTAACAGCGAAGGAGGCCTGA